TACTGTGATTATGATAAGTCATAATATGGACGAAATAAACGAGCATTGCACGCGCGTCGCCGTGCTTAATCAAGGCGAGCTTGTCTATTATCTAAAACCTAGCGAGCTGGTGGAGCGCAGCGAAGAATTGGAAAAAATAGGCTTAGATCTTCCGACTTCGGCCAAAATAGCAAGACGATTAAGAAAAAGAGGCCTAAATCTAAAGCCTGGCATACACAAACAAGACGAGCTTATCGCCGAGGTTTTGAAGCTGTATAAAGGAGAACGGGCTTGAGAGATATTGCTTTGGGTCAGTATTATCCCGCGAACTCAATCATTCACCGGATGGATCCCCGAACCAAAATATTAATAGCCCTTGCGTATATGGTTTCTATATTTTTTATCAATACATATACGGTCTATCTATTTGCCTTTTTGGTTTTGTTTGCCGTAACGCTGTTGTCCAAAGTCCCTATAAAATTGATTTTAAAAAGCGTCAAGCCCATATTATTTTTGATAACATTCACGGCTATAATTAACCTGTTTTTAACGCCTTTGGAAAACAAACCTTTCTTAATAAATATTTATTTCAAGCGGTGGACGGTCAATAATATCATCTTTGAGTTTAAGTGGAAATTTTTGCGTTTTGGAATGACTTGGACGGGCGTTGACAACGCCTTAAAAATGGCGCTTAGGCTTACATTATTGGTAATGGGCCCGTCATTATTGACATTGACCACGACGCCCGTAACTTTGACGGACGGGGTGGAGTCATTGATGAAGCCCTTGAAAATAATAAGATTTCCTGTTCACGAGCTGGCGCTTATTATGAGCATAACCTTAAAGTTTATACCCAATATAATTGAGGAAACCGACAAGATAATGATGGCGCAGAGGGCAAGGTGCGCGGACTTTGACAGCGGCAACATTTTCAAAAAAGCCAAAGCGCTGTTGCCCGTTATAATCCCGCTGTTTGTGAGTTCGCTAAGGCGCGCCGAAGAGCTAGCTTACGCTATGGACTCGCGCTGTTATAGGGGCAGCAAGGGCAGAACCAAAATGAAAGAACTCAAATTCGGGCTAAAAGACTTTGCGGCGCTGGCGTTAGCGGCGGGATTTTGCTTTTTGATTTTTATGGCGAGATATAATTGGTTTTCCCTTAGCATAATTCAATCATTGGTCTAAAATAATATGAGAATATTATTAACCATAGAATACAGAGGAACAAATTATCATGGCTGGCAGCGCCAAAAAAACCTGCCAACAATAGCCCAAACTCTAGAGCAGGCTATTTTTAAAGTCACAGACAAA
This is a stretch of genomic DNA from Clostridiales bacterium. It encodes these proteins:
- a CDS encoding energy-coupling factor transporter transmembrane protein EcfT, producing MDPRTKILIALAYMVSIFFINTYTVYLFAFLVLFAVTLLSKVPIKLILKSVKPILFLITFTAIINLFLTPLENKPFLINIYFKRWTVNNIIFEFKWKFLRFGMTWTGVDNALKMALRLTLLVMGPSLLTLTTTPVTLTDGVESLMKPLKIIRFPVHELALIMSITLKFIPNIIEETDKIMMAQRARCADFDSGNIFKKAKALLPVIIPLFVSSLRRAEELAYAMDSRCYRGSKGRTKMKELKFGLKDFAALALAAGFCFLIFMARYNWFSLSIIQSLV